The segment TGGTTCTTTTATAACAGGTATGTTAGTACTTTATGTAATAGGTTCGCCAATAGCTGGAGTAATGGCAGCTTTAAGTGGATGGCTTAAAGGTATGCAAGGAGCTTCAAAGATTGTATTAGGAATAATTTTAGGTTGTATGATAACTTTTGATATGGGAGGTCCTGTTAATAAAACAGCATTCTTCTTTGCAGTTGCATTAATCCAATCAAATCCAGAATTAATGGCAGCAGTAGCAGTTCCAGTTTGTACACCTCCACTAGGTCTTGGAGTTGCAACACTTATAAGTAAAAAGAAATTTACTAGAGAAGAAAGAGAAGCTGGTAAAGCAGCACTTGTAATGGGATGTGTTGGTATAACAGAAGGTGCAATTCCATTTGCAGCAGCTGATCCAATTAGGGTTATTCCTTCCATTATGGTAGGTGGAGCAGCAGCTTCGATAACATCATTACTATTCTCTGCAACAAATAAGGCTGCTTGGGGAGGACTTATAGTTCTACCTGTAGTTGGAAATAAAATTGGTTATTTAATTGCAGTAGCTGTTGGTATAGTAGTAACTGCAATAATGATAAGCATACTTAAGAAAGATGTTAATGAATTAGACACTGTAAGTGAAGCAGCAGATACAGAAGAAGTAGAATTAGATTTTGATTAATTAGAAAAATTATTATAAAAATTAATTTTGAGAAGGGAGTAATACTTATGAATATATTAGCAGTTACATCTTGTCCAAGTGGTGTTGCTCATACTTATATGGCAGCTGAGGCACTTGAAAATGCCTTCAAAAAAATGGGCACAATATAAAGGTTGAAACACAAGGTTCTATAGGTATGGAAAATGAAATAAAAAAATCAGAAATAGA is part of the Haloimpatiens sp. FM7315 genome and harbors:
- a CDS encoding PTS fructose transporter subunit EIIC → MLDLLKDLRKHLMTGVSYMIPVVVAGGVLLALAVMLSGKAAVPETGFLKNMSEIGIAGLTLFIPIMGAFIAYSMVDRPGIAPGLIGAYLANNAGAGFLGGLIAGIVAGIVVYYLKKIKVPDVLRSVMPIFIIPLLGSFITGMLVLYVIGSPIAGVMAALSGWLKGMQGASKIVLGIILGCMITFDMGGPVNKTAFFFAVALIQSNPELMAAVAVPVCTPPLGLGVATLISKKKFTREEREAGKAALVMGCVGITEGAIPFAAADPIRVIPSIMVGGAAASITSLLFSATNKAAWGGLIVLPVVGNKIGYLIAVAVGIVVTAIMISILKKDVNELDTVSEAADTEEVELDFD